The Halosimplex litoreum genome has a window encoding:
- a CDS encoding ABC transporter substrate-binding protein, translating into MADEVNDEGGPTRRKYLTYGGAVIGGGLFAGCAGDSGSDGGSGGDGGATDDGTPTETPTASPTETPTPEPTETEASGSTDSPTETDTSYEACIEPAGCLTFERVPETYVVYNGGWADMAFALGQREGFETAGNMIPGFFFEPFGLDVPAQDSLTSMWAEGGWDKETFYELDPDVFLMDPNYLHGTGWDDSWKQADTEEIQENVAPFFGNNCRRRREFHDYELYTLYEAFDRLADLFQERDRYEAFAQLHEEVQETVQEGLPPEGERTKIGLINGGSEPAKGKFYPLNTQDEGYEMKPYRDLEVESAFPQALEDQGTIDYEQLLEVDPEIVVVHWGIGTTGDTNSFSPAAFREQYVTPMEEDPVGSQLSAVRNGNVYPGQYGEQGPIVNLLQTELVAQQLYPEEFGEFDPESFPEVPEENRLFDRQRVRDIIAGDL; encoded by the coding sequence ATGGCAGACGAGGTAAACGACGAGGGCGGACCGACGCGGCGCAAATACCTGACGTACGGCGGCGCCGTCATCGGCGGTGGCCTGTTCGCCGGCTGTGCGGGCGATAGCGGCTCGGACGGCGGTTCGGGTGGCGACGGCGGGGCAACCGACGACGGAACGCCGACCGAGACGCCGACGGCGAGCCCGACAGAGACGCCGACGCCGGAACCGACCGAAACCGAGGCGTCGGGCTCGACCGATTCGCCGACCGAAACGGACACGAGCTACGAGGCGTGTATCGAGCCAGCGGGCTGTCTCACGTTCGAGCGAGTGCCCGAGACGTACGTCGTCTACAACGGCGGCTGGGCGGACATGGCGTTCGCGCTCGGCCAACGCGAGGGGTTCGAGACGGCGGGGAACATGATCCCGGGATTCTTCTTCGAGCCGTTCGGTCTCGACGTCCCCGCGCAGGACTCGCTCACGTCGATGTGGGCCGAAGGCGGATGGGACAAGGAGACGTTCTACGAACTCGACCCCGACGTGTTCCTGATGGACCCGAACTACCTGCACGGAACGGGCTGGGACGACTCCTGGAAGCAAGCCGACACCGAAGAGATCCAGGAGAACGTCGCGCCCTTCTTCGGGAACAACTGCCGGCGGCGACGGGAGTTCCACGACTACGAGCTCTACACGCTGTACGAGGCCTTCGACCGCCTGGCGGACCTCTTCCAGGAGCGCGACCGATACGAGGCGTTCGCACAGCTCCACGAGGAGGTTCAGGAGACGGTCCAGGAAGGGCTGCCGCCCGAGGGCGAGCGAACGAAGATCGGCCTGATCAACGGCGGCTCCGAGCCAGCCAAGGGCAAGTTCTACCCGCTGAACACGCAGGACGAGGGCTACGAGATGAAGCCCTACCGGGACCTCGAGGTAGAGAGCGCGTTCCCGCAGGCACTGGAGGACCAGGGAACTATCGACTACGAGCAGCTACTGGAAGTCGACCCCGAGATCGTCGTCGTCCACTGGGGGATCGGCACTACCGGCGACACGAACAGCTTCTCCCCGGCAGCGTTCCGCGAGCAGTACGTCACCCCGATGGAGGAGGACCCGGTGGGAAGTCAACTCAGCGCCGTCCGGAACGGGAACGTCTACCCCGGACAGTACGGCGAACAGGGCCCCATCGTGAATCTCCTCCAGACCGAACTGGTCGCCCAGCAACTGTACCCCGAGGAGTTCGGCGAGTTCGACCCCGAGTCGTTCCCCGAAGTTCCCGAGGAGAACCGGCTGTTCGACCGCCAGCGGGTCCGGGACATTATCGCGGGTGACCTGTAG
- a CDS encoding HEAT repeat domain-containing protein, with the protein MDDDSAAADGVVGAIEDGATEAARSGLDALADAPPDVRSDAVRELRQVADDRPARFDGLASALAPLLADEERSVRLTTAKLFVALADAEPAVVVPAVDPLADRLADDGEFYYVRARSAEALGLVALDSPDEVGSPEILADLRIGLKFEEPAVKEKLAKAIECVALGDPDRLSHQVGRLAEHLGDDGELVRYHLCTALVVVGAFHPGKLAEAVDPLGDRLGDADPHVRARAAEALGQLARSDATASLPRSALDDLAAEADGDSEDEAAAFVAERVAFARAGAADDATEGVTEPGSVGSLDSIRASTERAVETMTTPDADGECPHCGLELPEQGPPMCPRCGAPR; encoded by the coding sequence ATGGACGACGATTCGGCGGCGGCCGACGGTGTCGTGGGGGCGATCGAAGACGGTGCGACAGAGGCGGCGCGGTCCGGGCTGGACGCGCTCGCGGACGCTCCACCGGACGTGCGCAGCGACGCAGTCCGGGAGCTCCGGCAGGTCGCAGACGATCGACCCGCTCGGTTCGATGGACTCGCATCGGCCCTCGCGCCGTTGCTGGCCGACGAGGAGCGCTCGGTTCGGCTGACGACGGCGAAGCTGTTCGTCGCGCTGGCCGACGCCGAGCCGGCGGTCGTCGTCCCAGCGGTCGACCCCCTCGCCGACCGGCTAGCCGACGACGGGGAGTTCTACTACGTCCGCGCCCGCTCGGCAGAGGCGCTCGGGCTGGTCGCCCTCGACAGTCCCGACGAGGTCGGGTCGCCCGAGATCCTCGCCGATCTGCGGATCGGGCTGAAGTTCGAGGAACCGGCGGTCAAAGAGAAACTGGCGAAGGCCATCGAGTGCGTGGCGCTGGGCGACCCCGACCGGCTCAGCCACCAGGTGGGTCGTCTCGCCGAGCACCTCGGCGACGACGGCGAACTCGTTCGGTACCACCTCTGTACGGCGCTGGTCGTAGTCGGTGCCTTCCATCCCGGGAAGCTCGCCGAGGCGGTCGACCCGCTCGGCGACCGACTGGGCGACGCGGATCCCCACGTTCGCGCTCGGGCGGCCGAAGCGCTCGGTCAACTCGCCCGCTCGGACGCCACGGCGTCGCTCCCCCGCTCGGCCCTCGACGACCTCGCGGCCGAAGCGGACGGCGACAGCGAGGACGAAGCGGCGGCCTTCGTCGCCGAGCGGGTAGCGTTCGCCCGCGCAGGCGCCGCGGACGACGCTACCGAGGGAGTCACCGAACCCGGCTCAGTGGGGTCGCTCGATTCGATCCGCGCGTCGACCGAGCGGGCGGTCGAAACGATGACGACACCCGACGCCGACGGCGAGTGCCCACACTGCGGGCTCGAACTCCCCGAACAGGGACCGCCGATGTGCCCGCGCTGTGGCGCACCGCGGTGA
- a CDS encoding NifU family protein translates to MSAEGLERQTRNYLSNNVPQIQAHGGNFEVREVDEAAGSATVAIGGACSGCGIAPMTMKAIEERLPESVDGLDDVEVVRAGGPRAAVMPSKTDEMDEMDEYEDYSPPF, encoded by the coding sequence ATGAGTGCCGAAGGACTCGAGCGTCAGACGCGGAACTACCTCAGCAACAACGTGCCGCAGATCCAGGCCCACGGCGGGAACTTCGAAGTGCGCGAGGTCGACGAGGCGGCCGGATCGGCGACGGTCGCGATCGGCGGCGCCTGTTCGGGCTGTGGGATCGCACCGATGACGATGAAGGCTATCGAGGAGCGCCTCCCCGAGAGCGTCGACGGTCTCGACGACGTGGAAGTGGTCCGCGCCGGTGGGCCACGGGCCGCCGTGATGCCCTCGAAGACCGACGAGATGGACGAGATGGACGAGTACGAGGACTACAGCCCGCCGTTCTGA
- a CDS encoding thiamine pyrophosphate-dependent enzyme has translation MSAFSAIGEQEEAEEDEFTPGIEPQPTWCPGCGDFAVNNALKKAMANLGKNPDEVLLCTGIGCSGKLNSYFESYGFHTIHGRSLPVARAAKLANPGVEVVAAGGDGDGYGIGGNHFMHTARENHDMTYIVFNNEIFGLTKGQTSPTSPKGHKSKTQPSGSAKDPVRPLSLSLASGASYVARTAAVNPNQAAEIIAEAVEHDGFAHVDFLTQCPTWNKDARQYVPYTDVQDSDDYDFDVTNRQEAGEMMYEVESKLYEGEVLTGRFYKDDRPSYGQEKRSTGEMPEEPLAERYYDEDAEWERCAEQLIEKHT, from the coding sequence ATGAGTGCATTCAGCGCGATCGGCGAACAGGAGGAAGCGGAGGAAGACGAGTTTACACCCGGGATCGAGCCCCAGCCGACGTGGTGTCCGGGCTGTGGCGACTTCGCGGTGAACAACGCCCTCAAGAAGGCGATGGCCAACCTCGGGAAGAATCCCGACGAGGTGCTGCTGTGTACGGGGATCGGCTGTTCGGGCAAGCTGAACAGCTACTTCGAGAGCTACGGCTTCCACACCATCCACGGGCGCTCGCTGCCCGTGGCGCGGGCCGCGAAGCTGGCCAACCCCGGCGTCGAGGTCGTCGCGGCGGGCGGCGACGGCGACGGCTACGGCATCGGCGGGAACCACTTCATGCACACCGCCCGCGAGAACCACGACATGACCTACATCGTGTTCAACAACGAGATCTTCGGCCTCACGAAGGGCCAGACCTCGCCGACGAGCCCGAAGGGTCACAAGTCCAAGACCCAGCCCAGCGGGTCGGCAAAGGACCCGGTCCGGCCGCTCTCGCTGTCGCTGGCGTCGGGCGCGTCGTACGTCGCCCGCACGGCCGCGGTCAACCCCAACCAGGCCGCGGAGATCATCGCCGAGGCAGTCGAACACGACGGGTTCGCCCACGTCGACTTCCTCACGCAGTGTCCGACTTGGAACAAGGACGCTCGCCAGTACGTCCCCTACACGGACGTGCAGGACTCCGACGACTACGACTTCGACGTGACGAACCGCCAGGAGGCCGGCGAGATGATGTACGAGGTCGAGTCGAAGCTCTACGAGGGCGAGGTGCTGACCGGTCGCTTCTACAAGGACGACCGGCCCTCCTACGGCCAGGAGAAGCGCTCGACCGGCGAGATGCCCGAGGAGCCGCTGGCCGAGCGCTACTACGACGAGGACGCCGAGTGGGAACGGTGCGCCGAGCAGCTCATCGAGAAACACACCTGA
- a CDS encoding 2-oxoacid:acceptor oxidoreductase subunit alpha: protein MTDQELIWRIAGGSGDGIDSNSRYFAKALMRSGLDVFTHRHYPSRIRGGHTYVEVRATPDGAASRGDGYNFLLALGDSFARNPSEDAYYGNEELKPLSENLDDLREGGIIVYDSGLIDDEQVEEIDLHERAEENDWHVYPVDLRAIAKEHGREIMRNNAGIGVTAALLDMDTSEYEGIMDEMWNDDILEANLAVIQDGFEQAQEFDQSHDLEMPDHGEPDEQQALVSGSDAIAYGALDAGCRFIAGYPMTPWTDVFTIMSQNLPQFGGISEQVEDEIAAAALALGASHAGVKSMSGSSGGGFALMSEPLGLAEMSETPVVLVEAMRAGPSTGMPTKPEQADLEHVLYTSQGDSARVVLAPGDQQECYEQIRTAFELAYDYQIPSILIYDQKLQGELRNVDASFFDREPDADPGSVVTEEDIAEAAEHHAGKFKRFQYDADDGKEGVSPRSVPGQKGGRFLATGNEHNEAGHISEDPTNRVLQMDRRLAKLESIREELDAKGNQTHHGPEEAEYGIMCWGSHQGTVFEAVDRLNDAGHSVKAIGVSDMMPYPEAEVSEFLESVEECLVVEMNATAQFRGLTQKELGRFGPKLSSLLKYNGNPFEPAEIVEGFESSIDGEELTVNNMKYVPAAGD, encoded by the coding sequence ATGACAGACCAGGAACTAATCTGGCGGATCGCGGGTGGTTCCGGCGACGGTATCGACAGCAACAGTCGATACTTCGCCAAGGCCCTCATGCGCTCGGGGCTCGACGTATTCACACACCGACACTACCCGTCCCGGATTCGGGGTGGTCACACGTACGTGGAGGTACGGGCGACCCCGGACGGGGCGGCCTCGCGTGGGGACGGCTACAACTTCCTCCTCGCGCTCGGTGACAGTTTCGCGCGGAACCCCTCGGAAGACGCCTACTACGGCAACGAGGAACTGAAACCCCTCTCGGAGAACCTCGACGACCTCCGCGAGGGCGGCATCATCGTCTACGACTCGGGGCTCATCGACGACGAGCAGGTCGAAGAGATCGACCTGCACGAACGCGCCGAGGAGAACGACTGGCACGTCTACCCGGTCGACCTGCGCGCCATTGCGAAGGAACACGGCCGCGAGATCATGCGCAACAACGCCGGGATCGGCGTCACCGCGGCGTTGCTCGACATGGACACCTCGGAGTACGAGGGGATCATGGACGAGATGTGGAACGACGACATCCTCGAGGCCAACCTCGCCGTCATCCAGGACGGCTTCGAGCAGGCCCAGGAGTTCGACCAGTCCCACGACCTGGAGATGCCCGACCACGGCGAGCCCGACGAACAGCAGGCGCTCGTCTCCGGCAGCGACGCTATCGCCTACGGGGCGCTCGACGCCGGCTGTCGGTTCATCGCCGGCTACCCGATGACGCCGTGGACCGACGTGTTCACGATCATGTCCCAGAACCTGCCGCAGTTCGGCGGGATCTCCGAGCAGGTCGAAGACGAGATCGCCGCCGCGGCGCTGGCGCTGGGCGCCAGTCACGCGGGCGTCAAGTCGATGTCCGGGTCGTCCGGTGGCGGGTTCGCCCTGATGAGCGAACCGCTCGGGCTCGCGGAGATGTCCGAGACGCCGGTCGTACTCGTCGAGGCGATGCGCGCCGGCCCGTCGACCGGGATGCCGACCAAGCCCGAGCAGGCCGACCTCGAACACGTCCTCTACACGAGCCAGGGTGACTCCGCCCGAGTCGTCCTCGCGCCGGGCGACCAGCAGGAGTGTTACGAGCAGATCCGGACCGCCTTCGAGCTGGCCTACGACTACCAGATCCCGTCGATCCTCATCTACGACCAGAAGCTCCAGGGCGAACTGCGCAACGTCGACGCGAGCTTCTTCGACCGCGAGCCCGATGCGGACCCGGGTTCGGTCGTCACCGAGGAGGATATCGCCGAGGCCGCCGAGCACCACGCGGGCAAGTTCAAGCGCTTCCAGTACGACGCCGACGACGGCAAGGAAGGCGTCAGCCCCCGTTCGGTGCCCGGCCAGAAGGGCGGACGGTTCCTCGCGACCGGCAACGAGCACAACGAAGCCGGCCACATCAGCGAGGACCCGACCAACCGCGTCCTGCAGATGGATCGGCGGCTCGCCAAGCTAGAGTCCATCCGCGAGGAACTCGACGCGAAGGGCAACCAGACCCACCACGGTCCCGAGGAAGCCGAGTACGGGATCATGTGCTGGGGCAGCCACCAGGGGACGGTCTTCGAGGCCGTCGACCGGCTCAACGACGCGGGCCACTCGGTCAAGGCCATCGGCGTCAGCGACATGATGCCCTACCCCGAGGCGGAGGTCAGCGAGTTCCTCGAATCGGTCGAGGAGTGTCTCGTCGTCGAGATGAACGCGACCGCGCAGTTCCGCGGGCTCACCCAGAAGGAACTCGGTCGCTTCGGCCCGAAGCTCTCCAGCCTGCTGAAGTACAACGGGAACCCGTTCGAACCGGCCGAGATCGTCGAGGGCTTCGAGTCCAGCATCGACGGCGAGGAGCTGACCGTGAACAACATGAAGTACGTCCCGGCGGCAGGTGACTAA
- a CDS encoding sensor histidine kinase yields MIRRTLAVGSVALTGVALVVGAVSNVAGAEGDGVALALVALGAVLGTAIVAGASYLYRSDVATVHTARIAGWNLLGVALLAVILALARLAPGVSIPAYVVVDVLGVSSVAHLLIGYNDVRRIRAEELARQRRTLAVVNRLTRHNLRNRTQILTGHAAALAEELDDDDQRAAAETIRATAAELSDVDGELAAIQTALNGDRPTGTVDLADLVEDVLAPYRDRYPNGEFAIDVPDGLAVRGDEQLQVTLDHLVENAVEHGSTSSRPGADDAVEHGSTSPASQAQQDAVEHGSDGDPYVRVSAGLDGEIARIHVTDRGPGVPADEVAVLTEQREISQLEHGSGLGLWVVKTVAERYGGDLSVENDEDGATVSVGVPAA; encoded by the coding sequence ATGATTCGACGAACGCTCGCGGTCGGGAGCGTCGCGCTGACCGGTGTTGCACTGGTCGTCGGGGCAGTGTCGAACGTCGCCGGGGCGGAGGGCGACGGCGTCGCGCTCGCGCTCGTGGCGCTCGGGGCGGTGCTGGGCACCGCGATCGTCGCCGGGGCGAGCTATCTCTATCGGAGCGACGTGGCCACCGTCCACACGGCGCGCATCGCCGGGTGGAACCTCCTCGGGGTCGCGCTGTTGGCCGTGATCCTCGCGCTCGCTCGACTGGCGCCCGGCGTCTCGATCCCGGCCTACGTCGTCGTCGACGTGCTCGGGGTGAGTTCGGTCGCACACCTGCTCATCGGGTACAACGACGTGCGCCGCATCCGCGCGGAGGAGCTGGCTCGCCAGCGCCGCACGCTCGCGGTCGTCAACCGACTCACCCGGCACAACCTCCGCAACCGCACCCAGATCCTCACCGGCCACGCCGCCGCGCTCGCCGAGGAACTGGACGACGACGACCAGCGGGCCGCGGCCGAGACCATCCGCGCCACGGCCGCGGAGCTGTCCGACGTGGACGGCGAACTCGCCGCGATCCAGACGGCGCTCAACGGCGACCGCCCGACCGGCACGGTCGACCTCGCCGACCTGGTCGAGGACGTACTCGCCCCGTACCGCGACCGCTACCCGAACGGCGAATTCGCGATCGACGTCCCCGACGGCCTCGCTGTCCGCGGCGACGAGCAGTTGCAGGTCACGCTCGACCACCTCGTCGAGAACGCCGTGGAGCACGGCTCCACGAGCAGTCGGCCAGGGGCCGACGACGCCGTCGAGCACGGCTCGACGAGCCCTGCTTCGCAGGCTCAGCAGGACGCCGTCGAGCACGGCAGCGACGGCGACCCGTACGTCCGCGTCTCCGCCGGTCTGGACGGTGAAATCGCCAGGATCCACGTAACCGACCGCGGCCCCGGCGTCCCCGCCGACGAGGTCGCGGTGCTCACCGAGCAACGGGAGATCAGTCAGCTCGAACACGGGAGCGGGCTCGGCCTGTGGGTCGTCAAGACCGTCGCCGAGCGCTACGGTGGCGACCTGTCCGTCGAGAACGACGAGGACGGCGCCACGGTGTCGGTCGGCGTCCCGGCGGCCTGA
- a CDS encoding acyl-CoA dehydrogenase family protein has protein sequence MELLDERPVPEEAHDVKRQAREFAAEHIAPNAQAYFESGEYPREVLEAGMDAELVAQDIGEEYGGKGFSLEQVLAIAEEFYRADAGIALTLQLASFGAEILEEHGDDELQERFLRPVAENEEITGLAVSEPDTGSDLAGMSTTAEKDGDEYVLNGEKYWIGNGVEADWVTVYAKTGDDENNRYGNYSLFVVPTDTEGYNAEHIPEKMAFRASKQAHLTLEDCRVPEEHLIGAEGAGFYMLADFFNHGRVIVGGHGIGMAAAAIEEAWDFVHDREAFGRSVDEFQAVQHKLADMRTEFEAARALTWRAADQVAGSDDAGFWAAMAKLKATETANDCAQKAMQLHGGRSVLTERRVARVYRDVRVPVIYEGANDIQRNLVYNQAPK, from the coding sequence ATGGAACTACTGGACGAGCGGCCGGTCCCCGAGGAGGCACACGACGTGAAGCGACAGGCTCGGGAGTTCGCGGCCGAGCACATCGCACCGAACGCCCAGGCGTACTTCGAATCGGGCGAGTACCCGCGGGAGGTGCTGGAGGCGGGGATGGACGCCGAGCTGGTCGCCCAGGATATCGGCGAGGAGTACGGCGGGAAGGGCTTCTCGCTGGAGCAGGTACTGGCGATCGCCGAGGAGTTCTACCGCGCGGACGCCGGCATCGCGCTGACGCTCCAGCTGGCGAGTTTCGGTGCCGAGATCCTCGAAGAGCACGGCGACGACGAGTTGCAGGAGCGATTCCTTCGACCCGTCGCCGAGAACGAGGAGATCACGGGCCTCGCGGTCTCGGAGCCCGACACCGGCAGCGACCTGGCGGGGATGTCGACGACCGCCGAGAAGGACGGCGACGAGTACGTCCTGAACGGCGAGAAGTACTGGATCGGCAACGGCGTCGAGGCCGACTGGGTGACCGTCTACGCGAAGACGGGCGACGACGAGAACAACAGGTACGGCAACTACTCGCTGTTCGTCGTGCCGACCGACACCGAGGGGTACAACGCCGAGCACATCCCCGAGAAGATGGCCTTCCGGGCGTCGAAACAGGCACATCTCACGCTCGAGGACTGCCGGGTGCCCGAGGAGCACCTGATCGGGGCCGAAGGCGCGGGCTTCTACATGCTGGCCGACTTCTTCAATCACGGTCGGGTCATCGTCGGCGGCCACGGCATCGGGATGGCGGCGGCGGCCATCGAGGAGGCGTGGGACTTCGTCCACGACCGGGAGGCCTTCGGCCGCTCGGTCGACGAGTTCCAGGCCGTCCAGCACAAGCTCGCGGACATGCGAACCGAGTTCGAGGCCGCCCGCGCGCTGACCTGGCGGGCCGCCGACCAGGTCGCCGGGAGCGACGACGCCGGCTTCTGGGCGGCGATGGCGAAGCTCAAGGCGACCGAGACGGCCAACGACTGCGCGCAGAAGGCGATGCAGCTCCACGGTGGCCGGTCGGTGCTCACCGAACGTCGGGTTGCACGGGTCTACCGCGACGTGCGCGTGCCCGTCATCTACGAGGGGGCCAACGACATCCAGCGCAACCTCGTGTACAACCAGGCGCCGAAGTAG
- a CDS encoding calcium/sodium antiporter — protein sequence MVTALVDDVLLVAVGVAGLWVGADQFVAGASRLARRLGVSGLVIGLTVVSFGTSAPEFAVTVDAALTGQADISVGNVVGSNVVNLGFVLGGTALVRRLPVDADLVRRDGALMVGTVLVLLVMLRDLTVSRVEGALLVLALGGYLVHLARADGEGLGPESDPEQFRPSDAPRLLGGLAVVVVSAHVLVTGAASVAADLGISEWAIGTTVVALGTSTPELVTSLAAAYRGRANLAAGNVVGSCIFNALGVLGVASVLDPLSVAPAAFTGTLWLLGVSVVTTVLLWSGRALSRPEGAVLVALNALDWVVAFLGR from the coding sequence ATGGTGACCGCGCTCGTCGACGACGTACTGCTCGTCGCGGTCGGCGTCGCCGGTCTGTGGGTCGGTGCGGACCAGTTCGTCGCGGGCGCGAGTCGGCTGGCCCGCCGACTCGGCGTCTCCGGGCTCGTCATCGGTCTCACCGTCGTCTCGTTTGGCACCTCGGCGCCGGAGTTCGCCGTCACGGTCGACGCGGCGCTGACCGGTCAGGCCGACATCTCCGTCGGTAACGTCGTCGGTTCGAACGTCGTCAACCTCGGGTTCGTCCTCGGGGGGACGGCGCTGGTCCGGCGGTTGCCCGTCGACGCCGACTTGGTGCGCCGCGACGGCGCTCTGATGGTCGGAACCGTGCTGGTCCTGCTGGTGATGCTGCGGGACCTGACCGTCTCGCGGGTCGAAGGCGCGTTGCTGGTCCTCGCGCTCGGGGGGTACCTGGTCCACCTCGCACGAGCGGACGGCGAGGGGCTCGGTCCGGAGTCCGACCCAGAACAGTTCCGCCCGTCGGACGCGCCACGCCTCCTCGGCGGGTTGGCGGTTGTGGTGGTCAGCGCGCACGTCCTCGTGACCGGCGCGGCGAGCGTCGCGGCCGACCTCGGGATCTCCGAGTGGGCGATCGGTACGACGGTCGTCGCGCTGGGCACGTCGACGCCGGAGCTGGTCACTTCGCTGGCGGCCGCCTACCGCGGTCGCGCGAACCTGGCGGCCGGCAACGTCGTCGGCAGCTGTATCTTCAACGCACTGGGTGTGCTCGGGGTGGCGAGCGTCCTCGACCCGCTCTCGGTCGCCCCGGCGGCGTTCACCGGGACGCTGTGGCTACTCGGCGTCTCGGTCGTCACGACCGTCCTGCTGTGGTCGGGGCGGGCACTCTCCCGGCCGGAAGGCGCCGTGCTGGTCGCGCTGAACGCCCTCGACTGGGTCGTCGCTTTCCTCGGTCGATGA
- a CDS encoding chemotaxis protein CheC encodes MSLKIDIRKLGLFNKMAKEGGNTVADHLSQMTGMETEMEITKINFIDIPDIKTHVGHAEQIGISIEMVEPPHGHILFLLEAGSAKELSHGMIGDMGETDPNASGFTDMERSAIQEIGNIMTSGFIDGWANVLDTTIDIGPPSFIFGPGSGMVDDLVGDRDSDMALMFDSHVQAPDSNVDVKVYTFPELDELVELMQQIEV; translated from the coding sequence ATGAGTCTGAAGATAGATATCCGGAAACTCGGGTTGTTCAACAAGATGGCCAAGGAGGGCGGGAACACGGTTGCGGACCACCTCAGCCAGATGACGGGCATGGAGACGGAGATGGAGATCACCAAGATCAACTTCATCGATATCCCGGACATCAAGACCCACGTCGGTCACGCCGAGCAGATCGGCATCAGCATCGAGATGGTCGAGCCGCCCCACGGTCACATCCTCTTTCTGCTCGAAGCCGGGAGCGCGAAGGAGCTCTCCCACGGGATGATCGGCGACATGGGCGAGACGGACCCGAACGCGAGCGGGTTCACCGACATGGAGCGGTCGGCGATCCAGGAGATCGGCAACATCATGACCAGCGGCTTCATCGACGGCTGGGCGAACGTCCTCGACACCACCATCGACATCGGCCCGCCGTCGTTCATCTTCGGTCCTGGCAGCGGGATGGTCGACGACCTCGTCGGCGACCGCGATTCGGACATGGCACTGATGTTCGACTCGCACGTCCAGGCGCCCGACTCCAACGTCGACGTGAAGGTCTACACCTTCCCCGAACTCGACGAACTCGTCGAGCTGATGCAGCAGATAGAGGTCTGA
- a CDS encoding O-methyltransferase — protein MADYEIAEFLESYATALGPEPDAILDEMGEQARDEGFPYVGPAVGGWLAMLARFADAERVFEFGSGFGYSAYWFARELPEDGEVVLTEIDAGELEQAREYVDRGGLADRASFEHGDAIETIDAYEGPFDVVLIDCQKERYAEAFEAVREKVAPGGIVAADNVVAGGSIDAGDLRAYCEDGGGEGGADRSGMNGMTEGIADYLDAVEADDAFETTLLPLGEGVAVSQRER, from the coding sequence ATGGCCGACTACGAGATAGCCGAGTTCCTCGAATCGTACGCCACCGCGCTGGGCCCCGAACCCGACGCGATACTCGACGAGATGGGCGAACAGGCCCGCGACGAGGGGTTCCCCTACGTCGGGCCGGCCGTCGGCGGGTGGCTGGCGATGCTGGCCCGCTTCGCCGACGCCGAGCGCGTCTTCGAGTTCGGGTCCGGTTTCGGCTACTCGGCGTACTGGTTCGCCCGCGAACTCCCCGAAGACGGCGAGGTCGTGCTCACCGAGATCGACGCGGGCGAACTCGAGCAGGCCCGCGAGTACGTGGACCGGGGCGGGCTCGCCGACCGAGCTTCGTTCGAACACGGCGACGCCATCGAGACGATCGATGCGTACGAGGGACCGTTCGACGTGGTACTGATCGACTGCCAGAAGGAGCGCTACGCCGAGGCGTTCGAAGCCGTCCGCGAAAAGGTCGCGCCGGGCGGGATCGTCGCCGCCGACAACGTCGTCGCCGGTGGCTCCATCGACGCCGGTGACCTGCGTGCGTACTGCGAGGACGGCGGCGGCGAAGGTGGCGCGGACCGCTCGGGCATGAACGGGATGACCGAGGGCATCGCCGACTACCTCGACGCGGTCGAAGCCGACGACGCATTCGAGACGACGCTCTTGCCGCTGGGCGAGGGCGTGGCGGTCAGTCAGCGCGAGCGGTAG